From one Dermatophagoides farinae isolate YC_2012a chromosome 5, ASM2471394v1, whole genome shotgun sequence genomic stretch:
- the LOC124499367 gene encoding uncharacterized protein LOC124499367, with the protein MFWLTFLAIFSSINLAIIVVDARCGYPELPYQARLIEINSEQQPQQQHYDNVQIAKKHQQQLLNENNEEDDVFDNWNYFEEKQLMKVICQKGPIGYERKSNIMTQNDKKSSPSLMSFDSHVLIQCLYNRWNTSKLFCMETMDPNKFNVTRHYHHNNRSADNSQSVDEPINFMLNPHSIIGNETKNPPTCIELNANNTHPNELIEFQVKFIEQNRHRRFVPRIILIIRHDSINNIDYQQQQQQNNDSQSNHHMNSEDHGIEIEEQHKQQFIDFVRWNNQHDLNDSLRNSQNYYQYNKDDDDNKQQQQQRLKNHRWNEKEKILVTKFARLALSIQMSTTMDKIKDHKDCYFNDNIIIGNHLVNVTTEFLMFDCPINYGNNDVVDVDNSFNIHINIEPIHGSAKSLIESIKICGFQAFSIADEQCGQPLIPIYGLVTQIERSNTNLVAQYSCIQGYRIANMKNELKIGLNVDHNVNNNDYQLQYYADNGNNQLNNEEIDSLNGNNISSNDVTMERTCDRRTHKWTPDFNDVLCVPKYWCRNPPPMPDPTKFLFEYSKLDNLNRAIADSSMATLRCIMVTHNVMPFTIYRCGKSGEWIKVGKIANYTEPEPDCVPSKYRTGLPSPSSGGRYYRGYRRYYYRYYPPQSSSNMNTVLWGHKLTDNKYLTYYGGAGIAILFLASFIILIHVRRMAKKMSTQMREQTYMSMEKSNNDAFMSMVSDNQMDHTGNPPDYYSETNFFDANTMYSNDLPPPATPISMPVSGGGGGKSSKNDLSSNFDSIKF; encoded by the coding sequence ATGTTTTGGTTAACATTCttggccattttttcatccattaatTTGGccataattgttgttgatgcacGTTGTGGTTATCCTGAATTACCATATCAGGCACgtttaattgaaataaattctgaacaacaaccacaacaacaacattatgataatgttcAAATAGctaaaaaacatcaacaacaattattgaatgaaaataatgaagaggatgatgtttttgataattggaattattttgaagaaaaacaattaatgaaAGTTATCTGTCAAAAAGGACCGATTGGATATGAACGTAAATCAAATATTATGActcaaaatgacaaaaaatcatcaccatcgttGATGTCGTTTGATTCACATGTATTAATACAATGCCTGTATAATCGTTGGAATACAAGTAAATTATTCTGTATGGAAACAATGGAtccaaataaattcaatgttaccagacattatcatcataataataggTCAGCTGATAATAGCCAATCGGTTGATGAACCAATAAATTTTATGCTCAATCCACATTCAATCAttggaaatgaaacgaaaaatccACCAACGTGTATAGAATTGAATGCGAATAATACACATccgaatgaattgattgaatttcaagtaaaatttattgaacaaaACCGTCATAGACGTTTCGTACCAAGAATCATATTGATTATACGCCATGATTCAATTAAcaatattgattatcaacaacaacaacaacaaaataatgattcacaatccaatcatcatatgaatagTGAAGATCATGgcattgaaattgaagaacaacataaacaacaatttattgattttgttcgTTGGAATAATCAACAcgatttgaatgattcattgaGAAATtcacaaaattattatcaatataataaagatgatgatgataataaacaacaacaacaacaacgattaaaaaatcatcgttggaatgaaaaggaaaaaattcttgtcaCAAAATTTGCTCGATTAGCATTATCGATACAGATGTCAACAACGATGGATAAGATCAAAGATCATAAGGATTGTTATTTTAATGATAACATCATTATCGGCAATCATTTGGTTAATGTGACAACCGAATTTCTCATGTTTGATTGTCCAATCAACTATggcaataatgatgttgttgatgtcgataattcattcaatatccATATTAATATTGAACCAATTCATGGTTCTGCAAAAAGtttgattgaatcgattaaaaTTTGTGGATTTCAAGCATTTTCCATTGCAGATGAACAATGTGGACAACCATTGATTCCTATTTACGGTCTTGTTACACAAATTGAACGTTCAAATACTAATCTAGTGGCCCAATATTCATGCATTCAAGGTTATCGTATtgcaaatatgaaaaatgaattgaaaatcgggttaaatgttgatcataatgttaataataatgattatcagcTACAATACTACGCTGATAATggcaataatcaattgaataatgaggaaattgattcattgaatggaaataatATCAGTAGTAATGATGTAACAATGGAACGAACTTGCGATCGCCGTACACATAAATGGACACCAGATTTCAATGATGTACTTTGTGTACCGAAATATTGGTGCCGTAATCCACCACCAATGCCTGAtccaacaaaatttttatttgaatattcaaaattaGATAATCTGAATCGTGCTATTGCCGATTCATCAATGGCAACATTACGTTGTATAATGGTGACACATAATGTAATGCCATTCACTATATATCGTTGTGGTAAATCAGGTGAATGGATTAAAGTTGGCAAAATTGCTAATTATACTGAACCGGAGCCGGATTGTGTGCCATCCAAATATCGTACTGGTttgccatcaccatcatcgggTGGACGTTACTATCGTGGCTATAgacgttattattatcgttattatCCACCACAATCATCGAGTAATATGAATACAGTATTATGGGGACATAAATTGACTGATAATAAATATCTAACATATTATGGTGGTGCCGGTATCGCTATATTATTTTTGGCTTCATTCATTATACTTATACATGTACGGCGTATGGctaaaaaaatgtcaacacAAATGCGTGAACAGACGTATATGAGTATGGAAAAATCTAATAATGATGCATTCATGTCTATGGTTAGCGATAATCAAATGGATCATACTGGTAATCCACCGGATTATTATAGTGAAACAAATTTCTTTGATGCAAATACAAtgtattcaaatgatttaccaccaccagcgACACCAATTTCAATGCCAgttagtggtggtggtggtggaaaatccagtaaaaatgatttgagcagcaattttgattcgataaaattttaa
- the LOC124499676 gene encoding uncharacterized protein LOC124499676, with the protein MTTATTSTMNGSSIHNHNNDLSTIPNHYNHHHHHHDNQKSNNNSRSNSNLIPITKSIVSIYPIDVGHSNRIDNDGSIKNDDDKKWSQQHQQSNGNLHYQKNNRRSSSRSSTSSLSSTSSLSSLNDSSSPSINNKKILNHQQRQQQSVKLNSNDKKIDLSLSNWLHQSLKVRNNCNHHSKSSTNIAAIDDDRSNMRNIIYENPNCDIPNKIDHNHYHDHHKKQKNRPKSMLIMSSTMEQKMFEETNLDEMISDINDDDDNDEDDYHDEYELKQLSSSNNNNNDDDQPFSHHHHNVTMNLVRQKLSSLFRRQKPPITSIDMKCDNDNYQMVPTTRKSSKKNPSSIKRSKTFSVCTKFFHNHLTGTGGGGANTNHQSIMDNHHHHQQQHPGTPSANYQHSLSSTSTTFHQNIIRSSLGDRIGGGNHHNLIHDSNHNRIVANNNCNKCAKKHQHHYCCRNVKSSIKSKSNYHLNNDHDDDHLNEFHHHDHYRNFQRNNDDECQRKNRIKHISLQRQQSNPVTSIKQSNNTTNVNVNANNNRIRPSASISFSSLFVSRLKKSSQSSIHYDESSTSTSTSSASNNIARPKSESITTTATKNQNSSHYHQSPSLNHHQYNVHNDNDDVDLKDVINNDDNDNIVGENMNNFQTNNNSSYTSLSRGVIRRQTKKQQQQQQSQKRHSMNLRNSFTIHSKNDDNDNDCYDDDKKRITDSNNNIRLRRQRQQQQQDKSMTVVDLISKRLSLPADLHLPESFLAKIERRIDRQPSLQQQKRFENSQNDIINGDNDADASDNDFLATLLSTDPNKTISRRVRRESLNEIGFGRLETYTKLEKLGEGTYATVYKGRSHLTNRLVALKDIRFQQQEGTPCTAIREVSLLRTLKHNNIVTLHDIIYSDKMLILVFEYMPRDLNRYITECRDLIHLHNVKLFMFQLLRGLDYCHQRRILHRDIKPQNLLISDRGELKLADFGLARSKSVPSNTLSSEVVTLWYRPPDVLHGSTHYTTSIDIWGAGCIFFELLSGEPLFRGMFEQEQLNLIDQIYGNEPQNLITIPWGISRRAKRLNQPAQDLLFNLLMYDPHKRIEANRAMHHRYFSTLDPLIYQISDQASIFSVPTIVFYPDPGIDHNDDENDNGDGGSTTIHNGDTNETTTTGSMALMNQSKSDPTLITSILPPHHPQHQFQQQQQQQQHQHSKHQSFNKPIEKQIVRATIVKAGELSETKTIQLLSNQYNNVDETLLPNDDNKPEKESEIPKSINSTIIMTTNRQQEPKPKTMSSSSSSSTSTSTSSSSSMTIVSNNIDSCNQSSKSINSLIVINGKVDTNQENKIVHQTEQEEIRNQSSNSINNHRRYNRHRNYQMKNYPAPPPPPPTTTKATATTTTSSSSTSSSISSIQLLSRSFSLSTILTNQLLRFRSNNCRNNSTFDINNDGGRLMFLNQNRNQNNDDKLKMKSPPSSTDKKPQKQQQQQRRIKSSSNLISLSMNNYNKSQPELMNDHQHNQLPQTMIQNPKCTSSSTLRKSQSRLSCTYLSSL; encoded by the exons atgacaacagcaacaacatcaacaatgaatggATCGTCGatccataatcataataatgatttgtcAACAATACCCAATCActataatcaccatcatcaccatcatgataatcaaaagtcaaataataatagtcgatcaaattcaaatttgataCCTATAACaaaatcgattgtatcgatttATCCAATTGATGTTGGCCATTCAAACcgtattgataatgatggttcaataaaaaatgatgatgataaaaaatggtcacaacaacatcaacaatcgaATGGTAACcttcattatcaaaaaaataatcgacgATCATCGTCTCGATCTTCaacatcgtcattatcatcaacatcatcattatcttcattAAATGactcatcatcgccatcaattaataataaaaaaattttaaatcatcaacaacgacaacaacaaagtgttaaattaaattcaaatgataagaAAATTGATCTTAGTTTATCTAATTGGTTACATCAATCATTAAAGGTTAGAAAtaattgtaatcatcattcaaaatcatcgacAAATATTGCTGCtatagatgatgatagatCCAATATGAGAAATATTATATATGAGAACCCAAATTGTGATAttccaaataaaattgatcataatcattatcacgaccatcataaaaaacaaaaaaatcgcCCAAAATCCATGTTAATAATGTCATCGACgatggaacaaaaaatgtttgaagaAACTAATCtagatgaaatgatttccgatattaatgatgatgatgataatgacgaggatgattatcatgatgaatatgaattaaaacaattatcatcatcaaataataataataatgatgatgatcaaccatttagccatcatcatcataatgtaacaatgaatttggtgcgacaaaaattatcatcattgtttcgACGACAAAAACCACCGATAACATCTATTGATATGAaatgtgataatgataattaccAAATGGTTCCTACTACtagaaaatcatcaaagaaaaacccatcatcaataaaacgttcaaaaacattttctgtttgtacgaaattttttcataatcatctcaCAGgtactggtggtggtggtgccaatactaatcatcaatctataatggataatcatcatcatcatcaacaacaacacccaGGTACACCATCAGCTaattatcaacattcattatcatcgacatcTACtacatttcatcaaaatataataaGATCTAGTCTTGGTGATcgtattggtggtggtaatcatcataatctcaTTCATGATTCTAATCATAATCGTATAGtagccaataataattgtaataaatgtgccaaaaaacatcaacatcattattgttgtcgtaATGTTAAATCATCGATTAAATCGAAAAGTAATTATCATctcaataatgatcatgatgatgatcatttgaatgaattccatcatcatgatcattatcgaaattttcaaagaaataatgatgatgaatgtcaacgaaaaaatagaataaaacaCATTTCATTACAACGGCAACAATCAAATCCGGTtacatcaatcaaacaatcgaataacacaacaaatgtaaatgtaaatgcaaataataatcgaattaGGCCATCAGCATcgatatcattttcatcattatttgtatcacgattgaaaaaatcttcacaatcatcaattcattatgatgaatcatcTACATCcacatccacatcatcagcATCTAATAATATTGCAAGACCAAAATCtgaatcaataacaacaacagcaacaaagaatcaaaattctTCACATTATCACCAATCACCTtctttgaatcatcatcaatataatgtccataatgataatgatgatgttgaccTTAAAGATGTtatcaacaacgatgataatgataacattGTTGgtgaaaatatgaataattttcaaacaaataataattcatcatataCTTCCTTATCACGTGGTGTTATACGAAGACAGacaaagaaacaacaacaacaacaacaatcacaaaaacgacattcaatgaatctaagaaattcttttacaattcattcaaaaaatgatgataatgataatgattgttatgatgatgataaaaaaagaataaccGATAGTAACAATAATATCCGActacgacgacaacgacaacaacaacaacaagacaaATCAATgactgttgttgatttgatttcaaaacgTTTATCATTACCAGCTGATCTACATTTGCCGGAATCATTTTTAGCCAAAATTGAACGTCGAATAGATAGACAACCATCAttacaacagcaaaaaagatttgaaaattcacaAAATGATATTatcaatggtgataatgacgCTGATGCtagtgataatgattttcttgCAACATTATTGAGCACGGAtccaaataaaacaatcagTCGTAGAGTACGGCGTGAATCattg aATGAAATTGGATTCGGAAGATTGGAAACGTATACAAAATTGGAGAAACTGGGTGAAGGAACCTATGCAACAGTTTATAAAGGACGTAGTCATCTAACCAATCGTTTAGTGGCATTGAAAGATATACgttttcaacaacaagaagGTACACCTTGTACAGCCATCCGTGAAG TTTCATTATTACGTACATTGAAACATAACAATATTGTTACATTACATGATATTATCTATTCAGATAAGATGCTTATACTTGTATTTGAATACatg CCACGTGATCTAAATCGTTATATAACCGAATGTCGTGATCTGATACATTTACATAATGTTAAATTATTCATGTTTCAACTATTGCGTGGCCTTGATTATTGCCATCAACGACGTATATTACATCGTGATATTAAACCACAGAATCTACTTATTTCAGATCGTGgtgaattgaaattggcTGATTTTGGTCTTGCACGTTCAAAATCTG TACCATCAAATACATTATCAAGTGAAGTGGTCACATTATGGTATCGTCCACCAGATGTATTACATGGTTCAACGCATTATACAACATCCATCGATATTTGGGGTGCTGGTTGTATATTTTTCGAACTATTAAGTGGTGAACCATTATTTCGCGGAATGTTTGAACAAGAACAATTAAAtctgattgatcaaatttatgGAAATGAACCACAAAATCTAATTACAATACCATGGGGTATAAGTAGACGTGCTAAACGTTTAAATCAACCTGCTCAAGATCTTTTGTTTAATCTATTGATG TATGATCCGCATAAAAGGATTGAAGCAAATCGTGCAATGCATCATCGTTACTTTTCAACATTAGATCCATTAATCTATCAGATATCGGATCAGGCATCAATATTTAGCGTTCCAACAATTGTATTTTATCCAGATCCCGGtattgatcataatgatgatgagaatgacaATGGTGACGGTGGTTCGACCACAATCCATAATGGTGATACGAATGAAACCACTACTACTGGTTCTATGGCgttaatgaatcaatcaaaatctgACCCAACATTAATAACATCGATCTTACCACCACATCATCCACAacatcaatttcaacaacaacaacaacagcaacagcatcAACATTCGAaacatcaatcattcaataaacCAATTGAGAAACAAATTGTTCGTGCTACAATAGTGAAGGCCGGTGAGTTATCCGAAACGAAAACCATACAATTATTGTccaatcaatataataatgttgatgagaCATTATTacccaatgatgataataaacccGAAAAAGAATCTGAAATTCCCAAGTCTATAAATTCTACAATTATTATGACAACAAATCGGCAACAAGAACCGAAACCAAAgacaatgtcatcatcatcatcatcatcgacatcaacatcaacatcttcatcatcatcgatgacaaTCGTATCGAATAATATTGATTCCTGTAATCAGTcatcaaaatcgataaattcattaattgtaATTAATGGAAAAGTAGACACTAATcaggaaaataaaattgttcatcaaaCCGAACAAGAAGAAATTCGAAATCAATCCTCAAATTCgattaataatcatcgtcGTTATAATCGTCATCGAAATTAtcagatgaaaaattatccggcaccaccaccaccaccaccgacgacaacaaaagcaacagcaacgacaacaacatcatcgtcatcaacatcatcatcaatatcatcgatacaattattatcacgttcattttcattatcaacgaTTTTAACCAATCAATTGTTACGTTTTCGTTCAAATAATTGTCGTAATAATTCTACTTTCgatatcaataatgatggtggacgattgatgtttttgaatcaaaatcgaaaccaaaataatgatgataaattgaaaatgaaatctcCACCGTCGTCGACTGAtaaaaaaccacaaaaacagcaacaacaacaacgaagaaTAAAATCTAGTTCAAATCTGATATCATTATCTatgaataattataataaatcaCAACcagaattaatgaatgatcatcaacataatcaaCTACCACAAACAATGATCCAGAATCCAAAatgtacatcatcatcaacattgagaAAATCACAATCACGTTTATCCTGTACATATCTTTCATCactttga
- the LOC124499749 gene encoding uncharacterized protein LOC124499749 isoform X1 — protein sequence MPSPLNTPTSDQESKSIFDSIENLSQLKTTTTTTTMGIDPKIIIRNADNNNGDNSVKTNDDDINENINVDGSVKQFIINNIMDDDDDESKKNFLTKMPTSSNDDENKHSLKPSVNTLDVDDDYGGDGGVITMTKSKNTMINHSKQISSTNNQQNHQQEQNGSTMSLESTTTSLSNSTTCSSSTNLTCSSESNHNNTQTDNENDDINSWRNNSIKYRRARLNLNLVPLKNLSLPQISPTPTTLDQTFPTAHRNGSSCSTGGSSSDRNVDDCGPNGRSRSSANGNRSDYFNFSFNSNNHSYQTSCSHHHHHHNYSSSSSSLMTGGYFCPTTTAILLQRPPSPKYNPKKFEPIVQLSNHYPASAKSSSSTSSTIAAATNNDDINRWCLNFQDYNDNRSSTVSSNNNNVQQQQLRFNYQDAVRIDSNVSLEYQFWYHGSINRKESEKILEKHSIGSYLVRRNRRRNVYTLSLKSIFGYIHFRLFHCNHNNGNYWSLGHFGCPSLQQQGINNNVDDNDHPNQPWTSRSSTSLMLTIRFESIPQLIDHYTIHRLPLNGCEHMALLYPIEVQLL from the exons atgcctTCACCATTAAATACACCGACTAGTGATCAGGAATCTAAATCaatattcgattcgattgaaaaTCTTAGTCAactaaaaacaacaacaacgacaacaacaatgggtatcgatccaaaaattattataagaaatgctgataataataatggcgaTAATAGTgttaaaacaaatgatgatgatattaatgaAAACATTAATGTCGATGGCAGTGTTaaacaattcatcatcaacaacataatggatgatgatgatgatgaatcgaaaaaaaatttcttaacTAAAATGCCGACATCTAgtaacgatgatgaaaacaaacattcattgaAACCATCTGTGAACACGcttgatgtggatgatgattatggcgGTGACGGTGGTGtaataacaatgacaaaatcgaaaaatacaatgattaatcattcgaaacaaatatcatcaacaaataatcaacaaaatcatcaacaagaacaaaacgGATCAACAATGTCATTAGAATCGACAACTACATCATTATCCAATTCAACaacatgttcatcatcaacaaatctAACATGTAGTTCAGAATCGAACCATAACAATACACAAACCG ataatgaaaatgatgatataaattCTTGGCGTAATAATTCGATAAAATATCGTCGTGCACGGCTCAATCTAAATCTGGtaccattgaaaaatttatcattaccaCAAATATCACCAACACCGACAACATTGGATCAAACATTTCCAACGGCACATCGTAATGGTTCATCATGTTCAACcggtggtagtagtagtgatagaaatgttgatgattgcgGTCCGAATGGCCGTTCACGATCATCGGCAAATGGAAATCGTAgtgattatttcaatttttcattcaattctaataatcattcatatcaAACTTCTTgctcacatcatcatcatcatcataattattcatcatcatcatcatcattgatgacagGAGGATACTTTTGtccgacaacaacagctaTATTATTACAACGTCCACCATCACCGAAATataatccaaaaaaattcgaaccaATTGTACAATTGTCCAATCATTATCCAGCATCAgcgaaatcatcatcatccacatcatcgaCAATAGCAGCAGCGACAAATAACGATGATATTAACCGTTggtgtttgaattttcaagATTACAACgataatcgatcatcaactgtttcatcgaataataataatgtacaacaacaacagttaCGGTTCAACTATCAGGATGCTGTGcgaatcgattcaaatgtttCGCTTGAATATCAATT CTGGTACCATGGTTCGATTAATCGAAAAGaatcggaaaaaattttagaaaAACACAGTATTGGTTCATATCTTGTTCGTCGTAATCGTCGAAGAAATGTTtatacattatcattaaa ATCAATATTTGGTTACATACATTTTCGTCTATTTCACtgtaatcataataatggtaattaTTGGTCATTGGGCCATTTTGGATGTCCATCACTACAACAACAGggtatcaacaacaatgttgatgataatgaccatCCAAATCAACCATGGACATCGagatcatccacatcattaATGTTGACAATCCGTTTTGAATCAATACCACAattaattgatcattataCAATACATCGTTTACCATTGAATGGATGTGAACATATGGCCTTATTGTATCCGATTGAGGTTCAATTGctttaa
- the LOC124499749 gene encoding uncharacterized protein LOC124499749 isoform X2, with amino-acid sequence MTKSKNTMINHSKQISSTNNQQNHQQEQNGSTMSLESTTTSLSNSTTCSSSTNLTCSSESNHNNTQTDNENDDINSWRNNSIKYRRARLNLNLVPLKNLSLPQISPTPTTLDQTFPTAHRNGSSCSTGGSSSDRNVDDCGPNGRSRSSANGNRSDYFNFSFNSNNHSYQTSCSHHHHHHNYSSSSSSLMTGGYFCPTTTAILLQRPPSPKYNPKKFEPIVQLSNHYPASAKSSSSTSSTIAAATNNDDINRWCLNFQDYNDNRSSTVSSNNNNVQQQQLRFNYQDAVRIDSNVSLEYQFWYHGSINRKESEKILEKHSIGSYLVRRNRRRNVYTLSLKSIFGYIHFRLFHCNHNNGNYWSLGHFGCPSLQQQGINNNVDDNDHPNQPWTSRSSTSLMLTIRFESIPQLIDHYTIHRLPLNGCEHMALLYPIEVQLL; translated from the exons atgacaaaatcgaaaaatacaatgattaatcattcgaaacaaatatcatcaacaaataatcaacaaaatcatcaacaagaacaaaacgGATCAACAATGTCATTAGAATCGACAACTACATCATTATCCAATTCAACaacatgttcatcatcaacaaatctAACATGTAGTTCAGAATCGAACCATAACAATACACAAACCG ataatgaaaatgatgatataaattCTTGGCGTAATAATTCGATAAAATATCGTCGTGCACGGCTCAATCTAAATCTGGtaccattgaaaaatttatcattaccaCAAATATCACCAACACCGACAACATTGGATCAAACATTTCCAACGGCACATCGTAATGGTTCATCATGTTCAACcggtggtagtagtagtgatagaaatgttgatgattgcgGTCCGAATGGCCGTTCACGATCATCGGCAAATGGAAATCGTAgtgattatttcaatttttcattcaattctaataatcattcatatcaAACTTCTTgctcacatcatcatcatcatcataattattcatcatcatcatcatcattgatgacagGAGGATACTTTTGtccgacaacaacagctaTATTATTACAACGTCCACCATCACCGAAATataatccaaaaaaattcgaaccaATTGTACAATTGTCCAATCATTATCCAGCATCAgcgaaatcatcatcatccacatcatcgaCAATAGCAGCAGCGACAAATAACGATGATATTAACCGTTggtgtttgaattttcaagATTACAACgataatcgatcatcaactgtttcatcgaataataataatgtacaacaacaacagttaCGGTTCAACTATCAGGATGCTGTGcgaatcgattcaaatgtttCGCTTGAATATCAATT CTGGTACCATGGTTCGATTAATCGAAAAGaatcggaaaaaattttagaaaAACACAGTATTGGTTCATATCTTGTTCGTCGTAATCGTCGAAGAAATGTTtatacattatcattaaa ATCAATATTTGGTTACATACATTTTCGTCTATTTCACtgtaatcataataatggtaattaTTGGTCATTGGGCCATTTTGGATGTCCATCACTACAACAACAGggtatcaacaacaatgttgatgataatgaccatCCAAATCAACCATGGACATCGagatcatccacatcattaATGTTGACAATCCGTTTTGAATCAATACCACAattaattgatcattataCAATACATCGTTTACCATTGAATGGATGTGAACATATGGCCTTATTGTATCCGATTGAGGTTCAATTGctttaa